The proteins below come from a single Xenopus tropicalis strain Nigerian chromosome 9, UCB_Xtro_10.0, whole genome shotgun sequence genomic window:
- the traf7 gene encoding E3 ubiquitin-protein ligase TRAF7, whose translation MTSNKNPRFNHFSAGASNLTLTENSNGTRMETTFGPAFSAVTTITKADGTKHRRTPSTSSTLAFSPRDEDDVMPPISTPRRSDSAISVRSLHSESTMSLRSTFSLHEEEEEPDPLVFAEQPSVKLCCQLCCSVFKDPVITTCGHTFCRRCALTSEKCPVDNAKLTVVVNNIAVAEQIGELFIHCKYGCHPSSNGKPVTFEVDPRGCPFTIKLSARKDHEGSCDYRPVRCPNNPNCPPLLKMNLEAHLKECEHIKCPHSKYGCTFIGNQDTYETHLETCKFEGLKEFLQQTDDRFHEMQVAMTQKDQEIAFLRSMLGKLSEKIDQLEKNLELKFDVLDENQSKLSEDLMEFRRDASMLNDELSHINARLNMGILGSYDPQQIFKCKGTFVGHQGPVWCLCVYSIGDLLFSGSSDKTIKVWDTCTTYKCQKTLEGHDGIVLALCIQGSKLYSGSADCTIIVWDIQTLLKVNTIRAHDNPVCTLVSSHNMLFSGSLKAIKVWDIVGTDLKLKKELTGLNHWVRALVASQNYLYSGSYQTIKIWDIRTLECAHVLQTSGGSVYSIAVTNHHIVCGTYENLIHVWDIESKEQVRTLTGHVGTVYALAVISTPDQTKVFSASYDRSLRVWSMDNMICTQTLLRHQGSVTALAVSRGRLFSGAVDSTVKVWTC comes from the exons ATGACCTCAAATAAGAACCCGCGCTTTAACCATTTCTCAGCTGGAGCCTCCAATCTAACGTTAACCGAAAACAGCAACGGG aCAAGAATGGAGACAACGTTTGGTCCTGCATTCTCAGCAGTGACAACCATTACTAAAG CTGATGGAACCAAGCACCGCCGGACCCCCTCCACATCCAGTACGCTGGCATTTTCCCCCCGGGATGAAGATGACGTTATG CCTCCAATCAGCACCCCGAGACGCTCGGATTCTGCCATTTCTGTGCGGTCCCTGCATTCGGAGTCCACCATGTCCCTAAGGTCGACGTTCTCGCTTCACGAAGAAGAAGAAGAGCCG GACCCGCTAGTGTTTGCGGAGCAGCCCTCGGTGAAACTCTGTTGTCAGCTGTGCTGCAGCGTCTTTAAAGATCCTGTCATTACCACATGTGGG CATACATTCTGCAGGAGATGCGCTCTCACATCTG AAAAGTGTCCGGTGGATAACGCCAAACTGACGGTGGTCGTGAACAACATCGCTGTCGCCGAGCAAATAGGGGAGCTTTTCATTCACTGTAAATATGGCTGCCACCCCTCCTCCAATGGCAAGCCCGTTACGTTTGAGGTGGATCCTCGCGGCTGCCCTTTCACCATTAAATTAAGTGCCAGAAA GGACCATGAAGGGAGCTGCGATTACCGACCGGTTCGTTGTCCTAATAACCCCAATTGCCCCCCGTTATTAAAGATGAACTTGGAAGCTCATTTAAAGGAGTGTGAACACATCAAGTGCCCTCATTCCAAGTATGG GTGCACCTTTATAGGGAACCAAGACACCTACGAGACGCACCTAGAAACCTGCAAATTTGAGGGGCTGAAGGAATTCCTGCAGCAAACAGACGACCGGTTTCACGAAATGCAGGTGGCCATGACGCAGAAGGACCAGGAGATCGCATTCCTGCGCTCCATGCTGGGCAAGCTCTCCGAGAAGATCGACCAACTGGAGAAGAACCTGGAGCTCAAATTCG ATGTTTTGGATGAAAACCAGAGCAAGCTGAGCGAAGACCTGATGGAGTTCCGCAGAGACGCTTCCATGCTGAAC GATGAGCTCTCCCATATCAATGCCCGGCTCAACATGGGAATCCTAGGCT CCTATGATCCTCAGCAGATATTTAAGTGCAAAGGCACCTTTGTGGGACACCAGGGCCCCGTGTGGTGTCTGTGTGTGTACTCCATTGGCGACCTGCTCTTCAGTGGCTCGTCGGACAAAACGATAAAG GTGTGGGACACGTGTACGACCTATAAGTGCCAAAAGACCCTGGAGGGACACGACGGCATTGTACTCGCTCTCTGTATTCAAGG AAGCAAGCTGTACAGCGGCTCCGCGGACTGCACTATTATA GTTTGGGACATACAAACCCTGCTGAAGGTTAATACCATCCGAGCGCACGATAACCCAGTTTGCACCTTAGTGTCGTCCCATAATATGCTGTTCAGCGGCTCCCTGAAAGCCATCAAG GTGTGGGACATCGTGGGCACAGACTTGAAACTAAAGAAGGAGCTGACGGGCCTAAACCACTGGGTGCGGGCGCTGGTGGCCTCCCAGAACTACCTGTACAGCGGGTCCTACCAAACCATCAAG ATCTGGGACATCAGAACGTTGGAGTGTGCCCATGTCCTGCAGACATCGGGGGGCAGCGTGTACTCCATCGCAGTAACCAACCACCACATAGTGTGTGGGACATACGAGAACCTTATACAT GTCTGGGACATTGAATCCAAAGAGCAAGTGAGGACGCTGACAGGACATGTTGGGACAGTCTATGCGCTGGCTGTCATATCCACACCGGATCAAACCAAGGTTTTCAGTGCCTCGTACGACAGATCGCTGCGG GTCTGGAGTATGGACAACATGATATGCACCCAGACGCTGCTAAGACATCAGGGTAGTGTCACCGCTCTGGCAGTGTCACGGGGGCGCCTCTTCTCTGGTGCAGTGGACAGTACAGTGAAG GTCTGGACTTGCTAA